In Paeniglutamicibacter kerguelensis, one genomic interval encodes:
- a CDS encoding LysR family transcriptional regulator produces the protein MMNQLDLMYFLAVARSNSVSGAAAELFVSQPAVSRRIASLERSLGLRLFRRTPSGMVPTAAGERLQALAQDLHNRLERASDVMGALGEGQHLFTVACPETTGNYFVAPFIATGAPISDILPSRPADVYGLLDTGADMAVNTMTPPAQLRSQHLLSTPILVHFPGNAPFPVTKGQAELKDVARFAMQMPGYGSAVERNVRAAAGRSSIDLSLATPASNGILAQAQAAAGRGASIAIEPAAFGLNEALLIHEGDPLAVDIHAAWESDHYAAPELEALAKELATWMKYTAPQAHSNTHHHKLSIGT, from the coding sequence ATGATGAATCAGTTGGATCTGATGTACTTTCTTGCAGTGGCCCGCTCGAATTCAGTGAGCGGAGCGGCAGCCGAACTGTTCGTTTCCCAGCCGGCAGTCTCACGCAGAATCGCCTCCCTCGAACGAAGCCTCGGCCTTCGACTGTTCCGGCGCACGCCCTCCGGCATGGTGCCCACGGCCGCCGGCGAGCGCCTCCAAGCTCTAGCGCAAGACCTACACAACCGCCTCGAGCGGGCCAGTGACGTCATGGGCGCCCTTGGCGAAGGACAGCACCTCTTCACCGTGGCCTGTCCCGAAACCACTGGCAACTACTTTGTTGCACCCTTTATCGCCACCGGCGCACCAATCTCCGATATCCTGCCCTCAAGGCCCGCTGATGTATATGGGCTTCTTGACACCGGAGCGGACATGGCCGTGAACACCATGACACCCCCTGCACAGCTGCGTTCCCAGCACCTTCTATCCACTCCGATCCTCGTTCACTTCCCCGGCAACGCACCATTCCCGGTCACCAAGGGACAAGCCGAGCTCAAGGATGTTGCCCGTTTCGCCATGCAGATGCCCGGCTACGGAAGCGCAGTGGAGCGCAACGTCCGCGCTGCCGCAGGACGATCCTCAATCGACCTGTCGCTTGCCACGCCGGCAAGCAACGGCATCCTCGCCCAAGCCCAGGCAGCCGCGGGCCGCGGGGCTTCGATTGCCATCGAACCCGCAGCATTTGGGCTAAACGAGGCCCTGTTGATTCACGAGGGAGATCCACTGGCCGTTGACATTCATGCCGCCTGGGAATCGGATCACTATGCAGCGCCCGAGCTAGAGGCGCTGGCCAAGGAATTGGCAACATGGATGAAATACACTGCGCCACAGGCGCATTCGAACACTCATCACCACAAGCTCTCCATAGGAACATAG